From the Lepidochelys kempii isolate rLepKem1 chromosome 2, rLepKem1.hap2, whole genome shotgun sequence genome, one window contains:
- the GCM2 gene encoding chorion-specific transcription factor GCMb — protein MVNMSKGPLEDSDCVCSYGMKLTWDINDPKLPQEPKHFDGFQEWPDGYVRFIYTVEEKNAQRHLSGWAMRNTNNHNCQILKKSCLGVVVCARNCTLPDGTRLQLRPAICDKARQKQQKKACPNCNSALEIIPCRGHSGYPVTNFWRLDGKAIFFQAKGVHDHPRPESKSETEARRSAIKKQVSSSHLSQKKRLIDSETRRYHDSSGHFNNIHHLSCMEGPEKFSIITDTSFPIAAQPYPEFQTTDPYKATYDSASLQGDTASPFQKCPNPRIFLPGPGGYEFEVPSYISSSSYPTFYKDLANTPVDTDPLNLTGLQYTGNSLNAHDKNFDSGHHGLKHILGKTGYGDRSDYGQIQANANPPYYSGEYPCRYSSNPSPAATALQTVITTTTKVSYQAYKPSVVKYRDHMCDVKNPQNCTHTAENISGTVYPGIKIQEDCSVVKPALFYQHDPVPTKSEQGETVDTYQYGPNPGNSCSEHEGQSFRFESGEY, from the exons aTGGTGAACATGTCCAAGGGCCCCCTCGAAGACTCGGACTGCGTGTGCTCCTACGGGATGAAGCTAACGTGGGATATCAATGACCCCAAACTGCCCCAG GAGCCCAAGCACTTTGATGGCTTCCAGGAGTGGCCAGATGGCTATGTGCGATTTATCTACACTGTTGAAGAAAAGAACGCACAACGGCATCTCAGTGGCTGGGCCATGCGCAACACCAATAACCACAACTGCCAGATCCTCAAGAAGTCCTGCCTTGGAGTTGTGGTTTGTGCCAGGAACTGCACGCTGCCGGATGGTACCAGGCTGCAGCTCCGACCTGCTATCTGTGACAAGGCCCGCCAGAAGCAACAAA AGAAAGCCTGTCCAAACTGTAACTCAGCCCTAGAGATAATTCCTTGCCGGGGACACAGTGGCTACCCAGTCACTAACTTTTGGAGGCTCGATGGCAAGGCAATATTTTTCCAG GCCAAAGGAGTCCATGACCACCCTAGACCAGAGAGTAAATCAGAGACAGAGGCAAGAAGAAGTGCCATTAAGAAACAAGTGTCCTCTTCTCACCTTTCCCAGAAAAAGAGGCTTATAGACTCAGAG ACAAGAAGGTATCATGATAGCAGTGGTCATTTCAACAACATTCATCATTTGTCATGCATGGAAGGCCCAGAAAAATTCAGTATCATTACAGACACCAGCTTCCCAATTGCAGCTCAGCCTTACCCTGAATTTCAAACTACAGACCCTTACAAAGCTACTTATGACTCAGCCAGCCTCCAAGGGGACACGGCATCACCATTCCAAAAGTGTCCTAACCCAAGAATCTTTCTACCTGGGCCGGGGGGCTATGAATTTGAAGTTCCTAGTTATATAAGTTCTAGCTCATATCCAACATTTTACAAAGATTTGGCAAATACCCCAGTGGATACAGACCCCCTTAATTTGACTGGACTTCAGTATACTGGTAATTCATTGAATGCCCATGATAAGAACTTTGATAGTGGACATCATGGGCTGAAACACATTTTGGGGAAAACTGGTTATGGAGATAGGAGTGACTATGGACAGATTCAAGCAAATGCTAATCCCCCTTACTACAGTGGGGAGTATCCTTGCAGGTACAGTAGCAATCCCTCTCCAGCTGCCACAGCTTTACAAACTGTTATCACTACAACTACTAAAGTATCCTACCAGGCCTACAAGCCCTCTGTGGTGAAGTACCGTGACCACATGTGTGATGTAAAAAATCCTCAGAACTGTACCCATACAGCAGAAAACATCTCAGGAACTGTTTATCCAGGGATAAAGATTCAAGAAGACTGTAGTGTGGTCAAACCAGCTTTGTTTTACCAGCATGATCCAGTTCCCACAAAGTCAGAACAAGGGGAGACTGTGGATA